TACTGCTGGAACCAGAGGCAGGCCCTGCCTTCTCTGCCAAATTGATAGGACGAAGAATGCAAGAATTGAAGGGCCAAGTTTTCCACGGCCCATTGACATTGGCATGAGGACCTTCTTTCAGCTTAGACGTGACCCAACAAAGTTCAGAAAAATGAGGATAGCATAAAATCTGATAACCTACTATTGAGATTGCGAACAGCAAGCTTGATTTTCCTTTTATACTTTTATTCATAAATGGAACTGGGCTGACGGCACGGACCGGACTAGATTTACTATCACAAACTCTATCCACAACACCTTTAGCCATATCATAAGTTTTCTCATTCAGTGAGTTCCCAAGAGTGTGATTTCTACCATAAATGGAGACAACAAAGTGCTGCACCATATCCTTTGACAACCTGGCAACAAATGTATTAATCACCTTATCATGATCAAACTTTCCGTCGAGCTGCACAGAGAAATGTGGCACCTTATGGTCCAGTGGACCCAAGCCACTACTTGCAACATAATTCCCAAAAAACAGCCTAACTCTAAGAGGCAATATCGAAAATGGCAATTCCGACGTGGCCTGTCAAAAGGAAAACAAGTGATAAGAATTCTTAATGCATAATTGACAATGCAGAGACCAGAAAAAGAAGCATACCAGAATTATCAAGGATGTATTTACACACATAGATTCCACCTGCTCAATGAATAAGGTCCAAAGATATGAAACTTTAACAGGACACGCGTCATGTTCCATTTCAATTTCACACTTCCCCTCCGAAGATAAATTTTTAGGGCATTGAGGTTCCATTGAAGCTAAATCATGGTTGCCTTCTCTGGCTTCATTACACATCTCGATAGCCCACAAATCAATTCTTGGCATATATATCATACACAAATTTGTACCAGCACATCTCACTGACATGACAAACAATGAAAGCGGTCAAATTCTatgacaaaattttaaaaaagaaaaacttaGAACAATCTAATAACGCATGGAAGTATGAATTAACTATCAAttaattcaagtagtatttccTCCTAAGACTACTGCAAGCACTGTTATGACATATAGATAAATGATTGCCTTCTCAAGATTAAATTTGGAAACATGAGTTAAACTTGTtcacataaatattttaaaatgaataaaGCTGGTGGGTAGTGAGGAACAAAAAAGAATAAGAAAGTACTAATGCGACTCACTATAAAAATAGGTGTACAGGGAAAAGAAATGGCAATGCAGATAAAATCTATGGAAAAGAAAAAGGCTCAAATTTGAACTCAACGAGTTCCTGCCGCTGAAAATTTGTACCCCAAGACCAAAATAATAGGGCAAGTTACTCGGTGGAGTAGAGACAGGCCAGGTATGTACttaaattttgcacaaactaAGCCAGATTCATAGACCACTTTAGTCATTAAGCAAACAAACTGTCATCTCAATGCAATGCCACAGTATTCTTCTTTCATTCCTGCAGTTAAAGatctttttttcaaaaaaaatgagATAACACAATAGGCAAAAATGGAGACATAAAGGCAACCGGAGTACCTTAACAAACCAAGACAGCAAATCAACTAAGATACCAACCATGCATAATAGtagcatataaaatagcatttagaAGAGTACCAAGGTCTTTACAAAACCATCTACCAGTTACAGTTCCAGATACGACAGAGCGACAGCAAAAAGAggaaaatactaataaaaaataCAAAGATTGTGATATCTGACGAGAAAAAAGAAGACCTAATAAAACTAAATAGTAAATTCCAACTGTCCAAAACATAAAAAGATGAAGAACGTTGACTGTTTTAATTCCCACAGTAAAATTTATTGAAATATAATGTAATAAGCATGACAGGTGCATTTTTATGATATGCTGTATGCATAAATTTGTTGACAATGATTGTATATAAAATATCAAgaaacaaaagaattacaaTGATGAAATCCAATAACCACTCATTTTTTTGTGGATTCAAGACACTTTGATATTTTACCAAATCCTCATACTTCTACATGCAACTGAGTAAAACTACTAAAAACTTCAATATAAACCAAATTAAAGTAACTTTGTGAATTCAAAGCAGGTACTGGAATCTGGATACCTAGCACAACCAGTTGCAGTCCATGCGATTACTAACTGAGGTACGACTCATTCTAAGCTTGAAAATACCTCACATGATAAGCATCctgaaattaatttataatgCATTTTCAAAAGCATATATTGTGTTGTATATAAGACAAAACAGAGGTTTCAGAAAGAAAGCTTGCAGGCTATAAATGTCAGTATAAGTGGATGAAACTTTAACAGCTTTCCTTCTATGATGCAAATAATTGAATTAGGTTGAAATGGAAAATTGGACGTACTCAGTATTCGTGTCAACCCATGAACCATGTCTCCATGACCTTCTTGAGAGATACTAGGCAAGTCCACTTTCCAAATATCAACGTTGCCAACAAAACAATGAAGAAGACACGATGCAAGATGCCTCTGGCCAGATCTTGGATTTCCAGAAATCAGCATGTGAAATCCTGATTTATTGTATGATGTGTAAGACATATTTCTTTGAAGCACGGTGTTCTGAAGGTTGGGAGGGTAAAATGCACCACAGGTCTCATTAGCATCGTCCCCCATCACATCAGGAATGCAAATCCTATTTTCTCCAACCAGAATGTTTGCAAGGGATAAATTCTTCATGATCTCATCTATAACATCAACATCTTGAAGCAAATCATCGACGCGTGACCACCAATTATCACTCTGCACTCTCCGTTTGTCCAAAGCAGAAACCATCACATTTTTAACCGATGTAGAGGCCTTACTGAGAGGCAACGGCAACCAGATGTGTTCATCTAGATTCAGGAGAACTAGCAATCTCGTCAGTGGTTGCAGAAGACAAAGAGCTAGATGGGTGTCAAGAGATGAAGAAAACACGTCGTTTACAACAATTCCACCTTCTCTTTGAGAACATGGAGGTGGTGCGCATGAGAAAGCTTGCAACCAATCTCTCTCCTCGACCAAAATGGAAGGAATTGATGGCAATTGACCCTGAGATGCAATAGTTTCAGCAGCTGAGAGAACCTCTTGCAAGGGGAAGCTCCTCTTTAAAGCAATTATAGCCGCTTGCGTACACAGAGCCTGCAGGTCAGCACCAGCAAATCCCACAGTTTGCTTTGCTACCCACTTCAGCAACGATCCACCAATCGGCTTTGGCCACTTCCGAGTGTGCAAAGACAGAATAGCTTCTCTGTCCTTCATCAAAGGCAGTGGAAAATAAATCTCTCTATCAAATCTTCCAGGCCTCCTTAAGGCAGGATCAACTGCTTCGGGACGATTAGTAGCTCCAATTACGATAACTGAACCTCGGGACTTTAAGCCATCCATCAACGCCAACAAAGTGGATACAACTGAACTATGTGTTTGATCTTGCCACTTAGAGCGACAAGGGGCTAAACCATCTATCTCGTCGAAAAAAATTATAGAAGGTTGAGATTTCTCAGCTACTTGAAACAAAAGTCTTAGCTGGCGCTCAGCATCACCAACATATTTGCCAAGACAGTCTGCCCCTTTGCGAGCAAAATATGCAATCCTTTTTTCCCCTCGAGCACAGGAACCAACCAGCGCACGCACAACTAAAGTTTTACCTGTTCCAGGATATCCATGCAACAGAACTCCCCTTGGAGGAGTAAGacctagatttttaaaatactctgggTATAACAGTGGTAAAATGACAACCTCTTTCATGCATTGGACGACATGCTGCAGCCCAGCAACAGATTCCCAGCCTTCAAATTGGGTCTCTCTTTTCTCAGAGTTGTTACCTCCAATGTAAACAGGTGTTATTCTCAATAAATCTCGATGAAGCCTCTTGCTTTCACGTTTCAAAAACTCTTCATCCTCCCCACAGTTCTCCAACCACTTTTCTTCAACTTCAATATCCTTTCGATACGCATCATTTGACATCTTTCGTGATTCCAACCTCATTTTTTTcgccttcattttctttaacCTATGTGCATTGTGTATTCCATGAGGTTGAAAGAGATGTCGATGATCAGTGCAGGCTATAAGAAACTTGCGATGGTCAAAGATGCAACCTTTGGCTCGTGCACATGGCTAAAAAAGTAAGCAATtgaccatattttaaattagaACTAATCATTAAAGAAACAATAAAGCATCCagcatcaaattttttttttggggggggGGGAGGTAGGAGAGTTAAATTAAATATGTAGatgatgaagacagaaagagtGATTTAGAAATTCAATATGGTAATAACGCTGGGGGGGCGCAAAGTGTACTAGATAAGAGGGGAGGATACAGAAATTATATATGTAGAGGATGAAGACACAAAGAGTGATTTAGAAATTCAATATGGTAATAACGCTGGGGGGTAAAGTGTACTAGATAAGACACACTCACAAGGTGATAGGTTTTAGGACATCGATCAACACGACACCCTATTGTAGCTCCAGGTCTCTTACAGCGATTGCATTTCAGCATCCTTCCCCGGTAAAGGGCAGCCCTGACATTTTTCAGGCATCCCAAACCAGCAAAGTAAACCTGAAAACAATAGTCAGCGTAGCTGCACAAAATAAGGTCTCGACGTGAAGAAACAAAAACTAGCACTTTAACAAAAGAAATCAAACGCCAAATATGTTCAGCATGCATCTTCTCAAAAAATCAAAAACATACAATTTTTCTCTTCACTTCACAAGGCAAATCACTTCTTTCAAACTTCACATCACTTCACAAGGCAAATCACAGAGTTAAAAACATATGCAGCCGCTCTCTTTTCTCTTCCCACTATTTTTTAGCAATCATAACAAAATACTGAACTACATCACTTGTCATCAAAAACATCAGATTTTAAACATGCTTAGTCAAATACTATGGAAATACCAAAGAAGCACCAtgccaatttttttttccaaataatacACATAGAATGAAGAGAGCTCTTTCTCACACAAAGCAGTAACTAATCTGGGAAAAACAATAATGTATGAAGGAGAGGATATGAACACTAGAACAACTGTAATGAAGCAACACAATGCAGGAAAAACCTTTGTATCAGAAAAgtaagaaactcataatgatACTGAAAAATACTCAAGTGTGGTACAAGAATGCTACCAAATCAAGAAGCCCAAGTACAAAAATAAATTGGAAAGAAAAAACATCAGCACGAGGCAAAaaaccaaagaaagaaaataaacatGAGGGTATGTGGTCTTCCATCCATCAAACCAACACTGAAATTCTCAATAAGTGCTACAAAATGATACATCAGGATCTAAGAATTAAAAACAGAGACTCTTTAATACATTCAAACATTCCTTTCCATAGTTATGTATACAAGCTAGCACTGTCATTGACATTTGTTATCTATTTGTTGAATTGCTTAATACCTATACCTACAGAAGTAAGAACTAATATGGACCAGAATTTTTCGTATCACCATAAACGAAatcattaataaatataaattgtgCAATGAGGTAGAAGACATCCTTCTGACCAGTCTTGCAAATATGGATGTCAAATCTCCACAAGAAAAGAATATACATAAAGTGGTTAAGTTTAATAAAGATTACCGCATGGGCTTGAAAGATACATATGTACGATGAAAGGGGAAACAAAACAAAGCATCTTCAAGGTTCACGGGAAACCTATGAGAACTCCAGAACAATACAGAAGCCAAGCCACTATCAAATTCAAGGCTCGCATGAAATGCCAAAACCATCGTAAACTAGAGTAAAAATAATTAGGCATGAAAATTTTCTATTGGTACCAAGTTAAAATTTCCTAGGCAACAAAGATATTAGTCAAGTATTGAACGAAGCTACGAAAATAAAAGCTCTAGGAATCCAAAATGAATAGACATGTGAAAATTGCAAAACATAGAAAACCAATCCCGTTGAATACCACTGGGGATAAcaaattgattatgaattcaTTCCTTCATGCATAAGAACCTTGTCCTCAATAAATATATCTCAGAAGATGATGGATAGGAAAAAAATCTTCGCGCGGTTCATTTGTCCAAAGAAAAACTTGATCATGTGACATTAAATGATTcctaacaaaatatttatttacaaGAGTAACAAGATTATCTGCATTCCTTTTGCGGTGCGATAAATAAAGcattaacaataaaaaacaaaacataCACACAAACCCACACCCCGTTTTTAATACAGCACACAGCCCTTTCGGTTTCAATTTCCATCTCTGAGGGAGGGAAACATTTTTCATCATTATTAGCACGTGAAATTTTTTATGTTCACAACTGGATAGGAGATAGTTACAATAAAAGGAATGCAAAATGAAAGGGGGATGATGATACTTTAGCTTAAAACGCTGTACCCCAATAATATCAGAAAATTCAACAAGTGCCCTACTCAAtgcatataaaattttaatgtcAAACACACCTCTGGACTCCATACAGCACATTGCTGATGAACCCAAATCCCTGCTATACCAAGACGGTCATTGATAGGACCCAAAAGCCGTCCAAGCCATCCAGATTCATCACCAAATCCATCCCATGAATCATAACTATATTCATCTGAAGCAGATGACCCGCTATATGCCTCATTATCACTGCCCATCCCATCCAGTACAAGTAATTTAGGAGGCTTCCCATCAGTACCTCCCCCACATAAACCACAGCGTCTCCCTAGTTTAATTCTTGGTTTTCTGTCCACATCATCTGAGGCATTTTCTTTCCCGTTTAAGTTTTTATATGTCTCATCTTCTGGAGGTTTATCATGATATCCATCACCTTTTTCTTGATCACTTGCAGCTCCCTCAACATCTGGTTGTTCAGGCACAACATCATATGCTAGGTTTTCAATCCCCAAATTTGGATACCCGGTCTCAGTGTCAATATTGTTGTGACCTTCTCCCGATTCTGATTCCTTTTGGATGGCAGCCACTTCTCTCTCATTCAAATCTGATGCTGAATTACCATTTTTTACTCCAATGCCACATCTTACTTCTGATTTGATTTCCATGTGTAACCTGTCTCCCTCATTTATCACTTCAAACACCTCATCCCTATTGTATTCTATATCATCCTTTCCACCATCTGCCGAACATATCTCATGTTCCTCATTTGCCAAAACATTGGAAGCTTTAATTCGTCCTGGCCTTTTAGACTTAACAATTGTCGATGTTTCATCTACTAATTCCACATTCTTATCATTACAACGAATTTCCATGTCTTTTCTAAATccatcaaaatcatcaaatAGTTTCCTTTTACCCCTCGAAGAAGATTCCCCTCTTGATCTCCCAGAAAAACTTGTCCATTTTCCCTTGAATCTCAATCTTGACCCCCAAGCACCATTCTGTCCGGCCAGATTCCTAGAACTTGAGCAACGTGATTCATACTTCAGCCCATattctcttctgaatttttCAATACTACCAGCACCACGACCATTAACCTTTCGCCTCTTTTTAGGAGGCTGAGGCGATGAATCGAGTAATACAGGAGCTCTCCGAGATCTACTGCTCCTTCTGACTTCCGATTCCTTCTCTACATCATTAAACTGATTCGAATCAACATTTTGAACCCCTTGGTGACTCCTATTGTAAGTTTTTTCACAGATTGCGTCCAATCTCTTATGCTTCTTCTTACCCTTAAACTTGTTCCTAAATTTCTCGTCCTTCCCAATATTCACAACTGATTCAGACCGCGGTAATCGCATATCAAAGACCTCTTAACacgaaaataaaattataatataaactCCAACCTATCTCCTTTTTCCGTCTCAGCCTCCCTATATAATCCACACCACGCGACAAAAAATACAGCTCGTACAGGTTGATTCGATATCAAACTTCTCTTTTTGTTCGAAGTATCTCGGGAAACGAGCAAAAAAGATACAATGAGGCAACGAGAGACTGACCGTCCGATAAATTGATCATGCAGAAGAAGCcgaaaaaaaaccctaaaagATTAATATTTCAACCCCAAATCTGTTCAGACAAAAAATCAGCATCGCAGATTCAAACCAGATTTTCAGAGTACATGGACATTTTCTCAGTTTTTCCCATTTCTAATGAGATACCAAGCGCCCTTAGGGATTTTTTGTTGGAGAAAGCTGTGACAGAAGACCACTGGGGCGGAGGTGTATTAGAATGAAGGGTTCCTAGTCTAAAACGGagaatatatacatattttttgGGTCTTCACCCACTCGAATTTTCAGCGCGTGGCTTCAAGCTCCAACATGATACAACATTTCCCAATTTGGTCCTTCGAAAAACAAATCCCgatcttcagtcagattccgttCATTATATGTATATTGTCGAATTACTTGAGTTGTCGAAATGTTTAAGAATGTTCATTTCTTAATTGTGAAGCAGGTGCTCTTCCCAACACCACCAAGGGTTGGGCTTTTGGGTTGACGAGGTGGTGTGGACGGATCCAATACTTGTTTGattaatctatttttttttaataaagattttatttgaataaaaaatatcatgtaACTCAGATTATTCTGTTGACAATCAAGTTGTTTCTTCTGCAAATGTCCGTAACCAGACTAATAATCTATATTTGACTAATATTAAATATCTTTGAAGCTCATATGTTTCAACCTCCataatttaagaaaatattaacATCGAGCTCTTAACACTATTAAGTTATCTAAGGGTGAAATCCGGTGTTCTGGTAGAACACCAGACACCAAGAATGAGAAACAACTTGGTAGTAGtatgtttataattttcatCGTAACATcacaaaattaattaaagaCAGTTTTTACAACACACTGCTGTAATAGTATATATAGTAGGATTTGTAATTTTGTATGGCACTACACGCGCTGATGCGGAAGAGTGATGTTAGCTGCGTCAATctgatttttcaattttttgtgcTAGTTTCCCACCGAACATTACCGCCAGATTGGGGTATTTTCATTTATTTGCCTTTTTAGCAATTTTTTTCTCTTGTGAttcctttatttatttatttatttatctctTGGTTACAAATTTGTGTATTAACTTTTTATTTcacatcaatcaaattattaacTATTTAtcattcatcaatcaaaatatttaatttaaaattatattattatccTTTATATATctgttttatttatattaatttattattaaaaaacaaaatcatAGTTTATCATCTTATCATAAATTCAgtcaatcaaatcaaacatactattatttattaaatattattcaaCATCATACTCAATATTTTGAAAATCGCAAGACATGTACAGACCTTATCCgcgccaaaaaaaaaaaaaaaaaaaaaaaaaactacctCACACGATTTTGGAAGAGGAATTTAACGTTATCAGGAGCATCTGGGGATTTTCTGGCTGTTATTTTCAAAATGGCACCATCAGTAAGCATGTGTCGCAACACTTGTGCTATATTTCTTGCATCATCGATTCCAAGATGGTGACTTCCTAGTGGAGGAATCTGGAGTCCCCTCATCATCGAGAGCATTCCTGGTGCCTACATCCATGCAAGAAACAACTTAGTTGTTGAATTTATTTGTTTTCTAACGAGTGCAGCAAAACAGCAGAGCACATAATAATAGGAGCAGAATTCGGCGATGTGCGTGGTGCAATATTGGAGACAAAAAACTTTATGTACTCACCCTTGTGTTGTAGAAGTTTAGGTACACGTCCTTTAGATTGATCCATTCCATAAAATATGGTGGGAGTTTCATGTTTGATACAGCACACTGATGGGGGATTGAGGTTTTCAAGTCCCAATTACCACTGGCGCATACAGAGTAATGCCATGTCAGATGGATGACCGAAACAAAATTATACTGTTCCTTTCTTCTGGAAAGAAACATAAGCCCCAGCATATAATTTGTCTTTAAATTTTTTGACGATAAAAATCGATGTAATGTTGTGAATGTAACCTGGTTTATATAAAATATGAGTCATCGTTTCAAATATTAAGATTACACTATTCACACTCAGATATTTAATTAAGCATCTCACCAAATTACAAATGCTCCTTTCTCTAGACACCCACCTCGTTCATTTCCACATAATTTATGCTTATCTAGCCATGCTTCAAACTGCTCAATAACCTCTT
This region of Primulina eburnea isolate SZY01 chromosome 14, ASM2296580v1, whole genome shotgun sequence genomic DNA includes:
- the LOC140812583 gene encoding uncharacterized protein → MRLPRSESVVNIGKDEKFRNKFKGKKKHKRLDAICEKTYNRSHQGVQNVDSNQFNDVEKESEVRRSSRSRRAPVLLDSSPQPPKKRRKVNGRGAGSIEKFRREYGLKYESRCSSSRNLAGQNGAWGSRLRFKGKWTSFSGRSRGESSSRGKRKLFDDFDGFRKDMEIRCNDKNVELVDETSTIVKSKRPGRIKASNVLANEEHEICSADGGKDDIEYNRDEVFEVINEGDRLHMEIKSEVRCGIGVKNGNSASDLNEREVAAIQKESESGEGHNNIDTETGYPNLGIENLAYDVVPEQPDVEGAASDQEKGDGYHDKPPEDETYKNLNGKENASDDVDRKPRIKLGRRCGLCGGGTDGKPPKLLVLDGMGSDNEAYSGSSASDEYSYDSWDGFGDESGWLGRLLGPINDRLGIAGIWVHQQCAVWSPEVYFAGLGCLKNVRAALYRGRMLKCNRCKRPGATIGCRVDRCPKTYHLPCARAKGCIFDHRKFLIACTDHRHLFQPHGIHNAHRLKKMKAKKMRLESRKMSNDAYRKDIEVEEKWLENCGEDEEFLKRESKRLHRDLLRITPVYIGGNNSEKRETQFEGWESVAGLQHVVQCMKEVVILPLLYPEYFKNLGLTPPRGVLLHGYPGTGKTLVVRALVGSCARGEKRIAYFARKGADCLGKYVGDAERQLRLLFQVAEKSQPSIIFFDEIDGLAPCRSKWQDQTHSSVVSTLLALMDGLKSRGSVIVIGATNRPEAVDPALRRPGRFDREIYFPLPLMKDREAILSLHTRKWPKPIGGSLLKWVAKQTVGFAGADLQALCTQAAIIALKRSFPLQEVLSAAETIASQGQLPSIPSILVEERDWLQAFSCAPPPCSQREGGIVVNDVFSSSLDTHLALCLLQPLTRLLVLLNLDEHIWLPLPLSKASTSVKNVMVSALDKRRVQSDNWWSRVDDLLQDVDVIDEIMKNLSLANILVGENRICIPDVMGDDANETCGAFYPPNLQNTVLQRNMSYTSYNKSGFHMLISGNPRSGQRHLASCLLHCFVGNVDIWKVDLPSISQEGHGDMVHGLTRILMRCAGTNLCMIYMPRIDLWAIEMCNEAREGNHDLASMEPQCPKNLSSEGKCEIEMEHDACPVKVSYLWTLFIEQVESMCVNTSLIILATSELPFSILPLRVRLFFGNYVASSGLGPLDHKVPHFSVQLDGKFDHDKVINTFVARLSKDMVQHFVVSIYGRNHTLGNSLNEKTYDMAKGVVDRVCDSKSSPVRAVSPVPFMNKSIKGKSSLLFAISIVGYQILCYPHFSELCWVTSKLKEGPHANVNGPWKTWPFNSCILRPINLAEKAGPASGSSSIRSKESGLVRGLVAIGLSAYRGEYTSLRELCCDVRKVLEILVERIGDKVKAGKDRTQFIRLLSQVAYLEDMIFSWAYALRSLEVDPCVSAATTKGCLGSLDSDVCKHGSSKGDGFGLEVHNRSMHGPELLEGSLLEVAAKEGGPTDTTTVDDDRLNADDEVVVESGKVPPQLVVLDHPSHNESSLPPNDINLECPEAEIARDEPEFGGDAESFKLCNGVAENGCRILVDGHCDSGEEQGSLFSSANAAHLAIDLSLTDVNILYKDTSLKRTCFTGDSVTCFYQCCPDCIVNLQNLLLKNINIEWEDKGSDRTLDDVHDFLSSLSANLHSALSKFTKGEISCAGRTPDTKYKKQLECQKCKETTLPECESLEPKLMNCGGHAKNEKVTITDHSWISSGINFSFVFRDGVLANLDEGMDASYHCKLEKLCLCFLVEWLVTSNQEAF